The window AGGTTGGAACGCGATGAATTCGACCCCGTCGTCGACCATCTCTGCCTGATCGATTCTCGTCGCAGCGCCGAAGATCTGGATCACGTCGTCGGCGTCTACCGGCTGTTGCCCGGCATGCGGGCGGCTGAAATGGGCCGTTTCTACTGCGATGGCGAATACGACCTGACGCCGCTGCGCGAATCCGGTCGCAACCTGCTGGAACTGGGCCGCTCTTGCGTGGATCCGGCCTATCGCGGCGGCACCAGCATGTTCCTGCTATGGAACGCGCTGGCCGATTATGTGCTGGATCTGGGCGTCGAGGTGCTGTTCGGCGTCGCCAGTTTTCACGGCACCGATATTCAGGCGCTGGCACCCTCTCTCAGTTGGCTGCACCATCATCATCTTGCGCCCGAGGCCCTGCGCCCGGTTGCCAAACCCGATTGCTATCAGTCGATGGACCTGATGCCGGCAGGTCAGGTCGACCGTCGCGAGGCAATGGTGAACATGCCGGCGCTGATCAAGGCCTATCTCCGCCTTGGCGGCGTGGTCGGGCAGGGCGCCTATCTGGATCGTGACTTCAACACAACCGATGTATTCCTGTTGATGGATACGGCGGCCATGTCGGACAAACACCGTAAATTCTACGAAACGCGTTGGCAGCAAGCCCAATGATCGATCCCGGGCGCGGCACGGTTACATGGCGCGACGAAGGGCCGATTGACCTGAACCGCCCTCGCGGCTTGTCCGGTTGGTTACGCGTCATTCGGCGTGGCCTGCCCGCAATTCTAATGCTGCTGATCGGGGTTGTCCTGATCCTGCCTCTGCGTCTGGTCGAGCGCCTGTTTCACGGCCCCCGGCGGCCCTGGACCGGCCCCTATGTGCAGATCATCTGCCGGCTGGTCCTGTTCTTTATCGGGCTGCGTTGGCGGCGCGAGGGCCGGCCGATGCGCGGTCCCGGTGCTGTGGTGGCAAACCATTCAAGCTGGCTGGATATCTTTGTGCTGAACGCGGCGCTGCCGATCTTTTTTGTCAGCAAGTCCGAGGTCGCGGGCTGGCCGGGCGTCAATATTCTGACCCGCGTGACGGATACGCATTTCGTGGTCCGCGACGCCCGGCTTGCGCGGCAGCAGGCCGAGGAATTCGCAGCCCGCGTCCGTGTTGGCCACCGGCTGCTGTTTTTCCCCGAAGGCACCTCATCCGATGGTCGCCGGGTCTTGCCCTTTAAGCCGACGCTGTTTCAGGGGTTTCTGGACCCCGCGCTGCCTGTGGATCTGGCGATCCAGCCCGTCACCGCCGCCTATCACGCACCCCGCGGAGAGGATGCGCGCTTTTATGGCTGGTGGGCGGATATGGAGCTGACGCCGCATCTGCTGCATGTCCTGTCCGTGCCGCGTCAGGGCAGCGTCACGGTTGCTCTGCACGATCCGATCCCGGTGTCGGGCGAGACGCGCAAATCTCTGTCCGCCAAAGCCGAAGAAGCGGTCAGATCGGCTTTGACTTAGGCGCACGCCTGCCATATCTTGTTAGTCTTTCCCGAATTCTGTCCACATATCCGTTGAGGTCACGCCTATGAGCCGTTTTGCCGCCCCCATTGCTGCACAGATCTGGGACATGAAATACCGGATGAAAGACGCCGAGGGGCAGGCAGTCGACGCAACGGTCGAAGACAGCTGGCGTCGTGTCGCGCGTGATCTGGCCCGCGTCGAAGCGGACCCCTCTGCCTGGGAAGACAAATTCTACGCCGCGCTGGAGGATTTCAAATTCCTACCCGCCGGTCGCATTCTGGCAGGGGCGGGCACGGGCCGGTCGGTCACGCTGTTCAACTGCTTTGTCATGGGCACCATCCCCGACAATATGGGCGGCATTTTCGAAATGCTGAAAGAGGCCGCGCTGACCATGCAGCAGGGCGGTGGCATCGGTTACGACTTTTCCACCATCCGCCCGCGCGGGGCCGAGGTGAAGGGTGTGGCCGCAGATGCCTCTGGCCCGCTATCCTTCATGGATGTCTGGGACGCGATGTGCCGCACGATCATGTCGGCAGGCTCGCGTCGCGGCGCGATGATGGCCACGATGCGCTGCGATCACCCCGATATAGAGGCGTTCATCGAGGCCAAGCAAGACAGCGCCCGTTTACGCATGTTCAACCTGTCGGTGCTGATAACCGATCCGTTCATGCAGGCGGTGAAGGATGGCAAAAGCTGGGATCTGGAATTCGAGGGCCGGGTTTTCCGCACCGTCGACGCGCGCGATCTGTGGAACAAGATCATGCGCGCGACCTATGATTTTGCTGAACCGGGCGTGATCTTCATCGACCGCATCAATCAGCAGAACAACCTGCATTACACTGAAACCATCGCGGCGACGAACCCCTGCGGTGAGCAGCCGCTGCCGCCTTATGGGGCCTGTCTGCTGGGCAGCATCAACCTTGCGCGGCTGGTGGCCGACCCCTTCACCGACGCCGCCCATCTGGATCAGGACGCGCTGGACGATCTGGTCCGCACCGCCATCCGGATGATGGATAACGTCGTCGATGCCAGCCGCTTCCCGCTGGAACAGCAGGCCGCCGAGGCGCAGGCCAAACGCCGCATCGGGCTGGGTGTGACCGGGCTTGCCGATGCGCTGCTGATGCTGGGCCTGCGTTACGGCGCGGATGATGCCGTTGCGCAGACACGCAAATGGATGAAGGCGATTGCGAATGCTTCCTACCTGGCCAGCGCCGATCTGGCAGCGGAAAAGGGTGCCTTTCCGCTGTTCGATGCCGACGAATATCTGAAATCAGGCTTCATGAGCCGGATGGACAAGGATGTCCGCGACACGATCCGCAAGAACGGCATCCGCAATGCCCTGCTGACATCCATCGCGCCCACGGGCACGATCAGCCTGTATGCGGGCAATGTTTCCTCGGGGATCGAGCCGGTCTTTGCCTATGCCTATACCCGCAAGGTGCTGCAGAAAGATGGCTCGCGCACCGAAGAAGAGGTCGTGGATTACGCCGTCCAGATGTGGCGCGATCTGCATGGCGATGCGCCGCTGCCCGATTATTTCGTCAATGCCCAGACCCTCGCTCCGCTGGATCACGTCGCCATGCAGGCGGCAGCGCAGGAATGGGTCGACAGTTCCATTTCCAAGACCATCAACTGCCCCGAAGATATCAGTTTCGAAGGGTTCAAGGACGTCTATCTGGCCGCATGGGACAAGGGCTGCAAGGGCTGCACGACCTATCGTCCGAATGATGTGACCGGCAGCGTGCTGTCGGTGGCCGAGACCAGCGAATCCGTGCCCGAGGCCGATAAGGGCGCCGATGTCGTCTACCTGACCGAGCCGCTGGATCGTCCCGCCGCTTTGGACGGCGCGACCTATAAGCTGAAATGGCCGGGCAGCGAACACGCCATCTATATCACCGTGAACGACGTTGTGCATGGCGGCCACCGCCGCCCGTTCGAGGTGTTCATCAACTCGAAAAACATGGAGCATTTTGCCTGGACCGTTGCCCTGACCCGAATGATTTCGGCAGTATTCCGGCGCGGCGGTGATGTGTCTTTCGTGGTCGAGGAGTTGAAAGCCGTGTTCGATCCGCGCGGCGGGGCATGGATGGCTGGCAAATATGTGCCCTCGATTTTGGCCGCAATTGGCGGAGTGATCGAGCGCCACATGATCGCAACCGGCTTTCTGGAAGGCGAAGGCATGGGCCTGAAAACCGACCCGCAAGCCGAGGTAATGGCCATCGGCGAACGCCCGCGCGGCGCCGCCTGCCCAAGCTGCGGCCAATACGGCATGCGCATGATCGAAGGTTGTATGACCTGCCCAAGCTGCGGCCATTCCAAATGCGGCTGACCGCGGGATAAGGGGGATGAGCCAGAGACAGGAATAGTCTTCTCAAAACCAAGCAATAGCGTGCGCAAGGCCTGTCAAGTTTTAATTTTCTTGGCGGGCCTTCGTCTTTTTGCGAAATTGATTTACATAAAACAAAGACTTACCGGCGATCTGCACTTTGAGGATTGCTGCGGCCCACATTAGCCGCAGTAGCATCTGTCTTGGCTCTCCCGATTTTCAGAAATGGGATTGCATCAGGGTAGAGTGCTTGCGCCCTGCTCATCGCCTAAGGGGACCCTTTGGACGCTTGAAGAATAATTAGACCTAGATCATTGATTTTCGCGGCAGCCTTTCAGATGAGCGCCGGATCGGCGGGGAGTTGACATAGACCGACGGTGTGGCCTATCCGGTGAGCACTATGACTTTCAATAACCGGCATATTCAGGGCGCAATACGCGCGATTTGAACCCCACCTTAGGGGCCGGTCACTACTGTCATTTTTCCAACAGCTCTGACGCCATCATGGCCGGGCCTTTGCCCGCGGCCCTCCCGGTTTTTCAACCAGAGGAGACCACACCATGTCCATCCAACGTAAATCCGAAGCCAGCAACAAGATCGTCAGTATCAGCGCCACATCGTGCCACTCCCATCGGCATCGAGTGGGGGACGGTCATGGATAAGCTTCAAACCCGTCGCTTTGCTGTGTTGTCCCCAGATCTGAATGTGCCGCAACTTCAGGATATGGAGCGCGATTTCAAAAACGCATGGATCCGCATGAAAGGGAACCTCCTGTCAGGAGGCGCACCAAAGCTTGCCTACCGAGAGGAGAAGAAGGCGAAGGACCTCGCGGCTGACGCACATTCCCGCCGTTTGCGTCAAGTCGGTTTAAGCGCGCTTGCAAAGGAAGCCCGCGCTCAGGTCACAGCTCTCGCCCGTGCTGGCGCTGCACTTTCGGGACCCTCAACGAGGGACGAGGTTTACCAATTTGCCGCGGATCTTCATGCGGAGAGCCCGTGGATGCGGGGCGTGTCCGCGTGGATTATGCACCAAATGCTGGTGCATGTTGACGTTGGCGGCTGCGGACTTACCGTGCTGCCTGTGATCCTTGCCGGCCCGCCGGGCATCGGCAAATCGCATTATGCGCGGCGTCTGGCAGAGCTTGCTGGGGCACCCTCACGCCTGATCGACGTCGGCAGCGGCAGCCGGGTTCCGGATCACAGGGACGGAGAAAGGTTGGAGCACGGCTCAGGCGGGTATTCCTGTCGAGACCAACTTGTCTTTACAGGCCGCAAATCCGGTGATGGTGGTTGATGAGGTCGACAAGGCCGGAACGATGCGGACCAAGAGCGGAAACTCGACGAGCTTGACAACAGCATTGCTGCCGTTGCTCGACCCGGGAACAGCGCAACGATTTGAGTGCCCATTCCATCGGGTGCCTTTCGATATGTCCCGCCTGATTTGGATCATGACGGCCAATGACGCGCAGCACATTCCTGCGCCTTTGCGCGACCGTGCAAAAGTGTTTCACCTATCTGCGCTGACGGCCAAAGACGCGGTTGAACATTTTGACCGATTGACGGCGCGTTGTGGCGATCAACCCCAACGCGATGATTGCCGCGCCTTTGTCGCACAGATGTCAGAGACCCCGCGCGGAATCAGCCTGCGCCAGATCGGCCAGCTTGTTGAAGCGTTACGGGCGTCGATGGCGCCAAAGGTTCATTGACCGTCTGCCGGTTCCTTACGTGGAGCCGGCATCTAACGTCATCCCAGAGACCTTCCAACTTTACCGCCGAGCTTAGCGCCTTTCCTCATGAGATTTGGGCCGGTGTGCAATGCCACTCTCTTCCAAAATCGTCCATTGATACAAAGGACCGTAGTCAAAGCCATCGGGGCTGAATGGCGCAATTTTATGTTCTCGGAGCGCCGCGCCCAAGGATTGCCAACTTTGCCCTCGCAAGAACGCCAGCTCCCGAAGCGTGACAAAGTTCTCCTTGAAATCAATGATATCCTGCTCTTGCATGTGGTGTTGTCGTGCTCGGGTTTTAGGATTGCGGCCAACGCTTGCCGGGGTGTGTCCCTTTTTGATCAATCTTCCAGTTTGGGGCGGCTTCAGGCCGACAGAAAGTGCGAATGCCTCGATGGTCATCCCGGGGGCATCTGGCAGATTCAGAGCGTTTTCGAGTTCTTCAAAACGAACATGGATGCTGGCGTAATCGTTCTCACTTTCCAGTTTGCCAATACGGGTGAGCCGACCCTCAATAATAAGCCTGACCACTTGTCCGGGCCGGATTTTCAACCGCTGGCCGGCTTTGGCCAAATCGACCCAGTTTTTGCCAGGTGACAGAACCGTTTCAGCGCCGCGCAACCAACCGTTGATGAAAGAGCGCGCTTGCGCGACGTCCCACAATGGCTTGTGGCCAGCGGCTGAAAGGCTGGGAGGGGAATATCCGTCTTTCCGAAGCAGCTCGAATTGCGAACGTGACAGGTTTAGTTCGTTCTGTAACTCCAAGGCACTCACCTGCCGATTGAGGCTGTTCAAAAAAGGGAGCCGCGAGATCGGCGTCGAAAACGTCCCAGCGATCATCACCTTCTGTGCCTATTATTCCTTCTTCAGCCAACAGCTTACGCAACAACCGTGCATCCATCCCCACCTCGTTGGCAGCCGATATGATCGAGTGTTTGCGCCTTTTCAGCACTGGTTCGCCCATCACCTCGTCTGCGGGCCCAGCGCCCAGGTTTCCAGAATATGGTCACGCAAAAGCGCTCTTCCCAACAGGTCGCAAAAAACACACGCCGCATAAAGCCGATGTTGATCGAGCCAGCCCTTGCCGGGTCCATCCATCAGGCGGCGGTGAAGGTATTCGTCAAAGTCGGTCGCTTCCCTGGCATCTCCATCCATTTCTCCGGACAGGATTGCGGGTGCTATTTCTTTCAATCTTTCTGACGTGTCCAAACGGCGTGTCAGATTTGGATCTTGCCAAAGGTCGACCAATGAATGCCCGTGCAAATGACAGTAAGTAGAATGCCTGGGCAACCAGTTCCCTCTGATCGCCATTGAAAGATGGGGAGGCAAATCGGAAGCTTCTACATCTGTCCGCAGGCAGGCCGGGCAGCCCCGCACAATAGTGTCCCGGATTCCGCGGGCGTGATACGGCTCGCCCCTGAAAACGTAACTTCGAGCGGCGATGTAATGAGGCGACCATGCGCGAAGATAAGCGCTGTTAGTCCCCGACAAGTCCGCCAGCTTCTGCAATGCTGCGGGACCGCCGTCTATAACCTTCTTGAACGGCAGCCCCATATCCCGTCCGAATTCGGCGACCTCAATGCCGTTCCGGGCCGCGAGACGCGACATCAAGGAGAATCCGGTTTCGCATGAGTTCAAAGAAACCGTGAGGGGTAGGCGACTGGGCACTTGATGTTCCGTGGTGTTTTGGGTTGCACATAGTGCAAGTTATAGCCCGGCTTGATATCCCGCTCTTAGCGTTGATCAGCCATTGAGTGACCGTGTGGCGTTGGATCGGTCATGTGGCGCGGTGCATGCATCGCATTAACGTCCAGCAGACTGCTTTCTGGCAAGGCGACGTCGCTTCGGCGACAAGCCTCGTCTATCTGGCCTATGGCTTTATGTCTTGTATGGGCGGTAAGCCGACTTGCCGCGGCGCAGCATGGCATCCGCAGCAATCCGGCTAAGCCGACATTCAACGGACTGAATTACGGTAGGCCAGTGCGATGCGCAGATCGGGGCGGAATTCCGTCATAACACGGTGCGGCACCACATTGACAACTGTTTTAAGATCCGGCCTTCCCAAGACGCCTGTCGTCGCTTCGCGCCTCAGGATAAGATCGTTCTGATAATTGGCTGTTGTGGTGGATCAGCTGTAAAGTCATTGTCTAGGCCATCGTAGAAGAACGATGAAAGGTCAGCAAAGGATGAAAAGAACAAGCGTAACGCTTGCTGATCTGGCGAAGCAGTTGGATCTTTCGGCGGCGACGGTTAGTCGTGCCTTGAATGGGTTTCCCGAAGTCAATGCGAGAACCAGGGCGCGGGTCGAACAGGCGGCGGCGCGGCTGGGATATCGGCCGAATGTAAGCGCGAAAAGTCTGGTCAAAGGGCTGGTGGGTGCCATCGGTCTGGTGCCGCGGAAAGAGGAGCAGGGTTTCATTGACCCGCTGCTGGCCGAATTTCTGGACGGCGCTACCGCGATTACCGCAAAACGCGGTCTTCAGTTGTCGCTTCTAGCGCCAACCGTAAACGATGAGCCGGCAGCTTACCGTCCGGCCATCGCCGGAAATGTGGTTGATGCATTTATTGTAAGCTCGCCTGATGTTACGGATTCCCGCGTCGATGAGCTGATCAGGACTGGCTTTCCCTTCGTACTTCATGGTCGGACCATGGCTGATCAGCCATACTGGTCCTATGACATTGATAATTACGACGGATTTCTTCGTGCTGCGCGGCTTTTGCAGGATTACGGACATACGCGCATGGCGTTCCTTGGAGGTCGTGCCAATGCGCGCTTTGCAACGGACCGCCTAGCCGGTGCGCGCGATGCTCTTGCCGAAAAGGGCCTGACGTTGCCTGACGAAAATATCCGGCATGGTGAGATGACCGAGGATTTGGGCTATCAGGCCGGCCGTCATTATCTGGCATTGCGAAGCGTACAGCGGCCAACGGCATTCCTGTGCCTGAATATCTATGTCGCGATGGGGTTGATGCGCGCCGGCAGAGGATATGGTTTGCGCTGCCCCGATGACTTCTCGATCATCGTGCATGACGACCGCGCGCCGTATCTGCGAGCCGAATTCTCGGACCCACCGCTGACCGCCGTGCAATCCTCGATCCGAGAAGCGGGTGTACGTGTCACAGAGTTGGTAATGGAACTTCTGGAAAGCCCCCAGGCACCTCCCAGACAGGTTGTCGCGCCAGTTGAACTGGTGCTGAGGGCGTCTGTTGCGCGGGTTTCAGGAGATAGCTGACAAGATGCGCGCATGAAAAATGCGCCGACCGAAATCGGCGCATTTTCATCTTGTCTGGCGTGTTCTAGCCGCGACTACGCCGCATCAGAACATTCAGATCGTCGCTGAGCAGTTGAACACCTTCGTCCGCCGACCATTCACCCTTCAGGATACGATTGAAGGTCAGCGAAATCCGCGGCGAAACCTGCGGATAGATGACCGATGCCGGGCGGGTTCGCGAGGTTTCAACCGCTGTCCTGCCCAGTTCGACCAAGGGCACATCCGCAGCAAGCGACGCGTCCTCATACAGTGCGCCCCGGGTCGGCAGGAATGCCCCGGTTCGGGCGCGGGCAGATTGCGCCTCTGCCGAGGTTGCATAGCTGATGAACTGCCACGCGGCATCGACCTTGGATGAGAAGGCCGAGATCATCAGATTCCACCCGCCAAGGCAGCTTGTCGATTGCTGACCGGCTTCCACCGCCGGGATTAGCATGATCCCGATCTGGTCCCGCGAGACCGCCGACCCAGTGCCAGCCAGAGCGTAAAGCGAGGGCCAACTGCGCAGAAATACCGCATCACCAGCAAGGAAGGCATCGTTGGACATGGTTTCGTCCATCGCCGTCACCTCAAGCGGCGAGGCACCGCTTTCGACCAGCGAACGGGCGGCGTTCAGCCCCGCGACGGTGGCAGCGCTGTTGAGGCTGATATCGTTCGGATGCGAGCTGTCCGTCGAATAGGCATCAAAGACCTGCCGCTGCTGGGTCATGATCCTGCCGCCGCCGCTCCAGATGAATTCGCAGGCATTGGCGGTGCCGCCCTCGTATGACGCGCCCTGAAACAGGAAGCCGTGGGCGGTTCCGGTCGCCTGACGAACGGTATTCGCGGCCTCTTGCAATTCAGCCCAGGTGGTCGGCACCGCAACGCCTGCCTGTTCCAGCAGATCACGGCGATAAAAGACCATGCCCGCATCGGTGAACCACGGCACGCCCCACATCTGATTGCGGAACAGGATCGAGTTCATCGGCGCCTGCAGGAATTCGCCGGGATCGGCCTCTGCATAGAACCGGCTGGTCAGGTTGCGCACCCAGCCGTTTACGGCCAGTTGCGAGGTCCAGACCACATCGGCCGCGAACACGTCGATTTCCTCGCGTCCGACATTCAGTTCGGATTCGATCAGCGTGCGGTGTTCATCCGAGCGCGCGGGCATTTCGAAAATGACCACTTCGATGCCCGAGCCGTTGGACTGGTTGAACGCCTCGACCAATTCGCGGTTAGCGCCGGAATTGTCCACTGGCACGGCAAAGACAAGCCGCTGCACATCTTGACCCATGGCCGACCGGGTCAGCATCGGGGCCGCGATTGCCGCGCCT is drawn from Paracoccus tegillarcae and contains these coding sequences:
- a CDS encoding GNAT family N-acetyltransferase, with amino-acid sequence MTPDTNFFQIRIATSERDLKAAQRLRYRVFVEELGGDGPHVDHENRLERDEFDPVVDHLCLIDSRRSAEDLDHVVGVYRLLPGMRAAEMGRFYCDGEYDLTPLRESGRNLLELGRSCVDPAYRGGTSMFLLWNALADYVLDLGVEVLFGVASFHGTDIQALAPSLSWLHHHHLAPEALRPVAKPDCYQSMDLMPAGQVDRREAMVNMPALIKAYLRLGGVVGQGAYLDRDFNTTDVFLLMDTAAMSDKHRKFYETRWQQAQ
- a CDS encoding lysophospholipid acyltransferase family protein codes for the protein MIDPGRGTVTWRDEGPIDLNRPRGLSGWLRVIRRGLPAILMLLIGVVLILPLRLVERLFHGPRRPWTGPYVQIICRLVLFFIGLRWRREGRPMRGPGAVVANHSSWLDIFVLNAALPIFFVSKSEVAGWPGVNILTRVTDTHFVVRDARLARQQAEEFAARVRVGHRLLFFPEGTSSDGRRVLPFKPTLFQGFLDPALPVDLAIQPVTAAYHAPRGEDARFYGWWADMELTPHLLHVLSVPRQGSVTVALHDPIPVSGETRKSLSAKAEEAVRSALT
- a CDS encoding adenosylcobalamin-dependent ribonucleoside-diphosphate reductase; this encodes MSRFAAPIAAQIWDMKYRMKDAEGQAVDATVEDSWRRVARDLARVEADPSAWEDKFYAALEDFKFLPAGRILAGAGTGRSVTLFNCFVMGTIPDNMGGIFEMLKEAALTMQQGGGIGYDFSTIRPRGAEVKGVAADASGPLSFMDVWDAMCRTIMSAGSRRGAMMATMRCDHPDIEAFIEAKQDSARLRMFNLSVLITDPFMQAVKDGKSWDLEFEGRVFRTVDARDLWNKIMRATYDFAEPGVIFIDRINQQNNLHYTETIAATNPCGEQPLPPYGACLLGSINLARLVADPFTDAAHLDQDALDDLVRTAIRMMDNVVDASRFPLEQQAAEAQAKRRIGLGVTGLADALLMLGLRYGADDAVAQTRKWMKAIANASYLASADLAAEKGAFPLFDADEYLKSGFMSRMDKDVRDTIRKNGIRNALLTSIAPTGTISLYAGNVSSGIEPVFAYAYTRKVLQKDGSRTEEEVVDYAVQMWRDLHGDAPLPDYFVNAQTLAPLDHVAMQAAAQEWVDSSISKTINCPEDISFEGFKDVYLAAWDKGCKGCTTYRPNDVTGSVLSVAETSESVPEADKGADVVYLTEPLDRPAALDGATYKLKWPGSEHAIYITVNDVVHGGHRRPFEVFINSKNMEHFAWTVALTRMISAVFRRGGDVSFVVEELKAVFDPRGGAWMAGKYVPSILAAIGGVIERHMIATGFLEGEGMGLKTDPQAEVMAIGERPRGAACPSCGQYGMRMIEGCMTCPSCGHSKCG
- a CDS encoding ATP-binding protein encodes the protein MDKLQTRRFAVLSPDLNVPQLQDMERDFKNAWIRMKGNLLSGGAPKLAYREEKKAKDLAADAHSRRLRQVGLSALAKEARAQVTALARAGAALSGPSTRDEVYQFAADLHAESPWMRGVSAWIMHQMLVHVDVGGCGLTVLPVILAGPPGIGKSHYARRLAELAGAPSRLIDVGSGSRVPDHRDGERLEHGSGGYSCRDQLVFTGRKSGDGG
- a CDS encoding AAA family ATPase → MVVDEVDKAGTMRTKSGNSTSLTTALLPLLDPGTAQRFECPFHRVPFDMSRLIWIMTANDAQHIPAPLRDRAKVFHLSALTAKDAVEHFDRLTARCGDQPQRDDCRAFVAQMSETPRGISLRQIGQLVEALRASMAPKVH
- a CDS encoding TniQ family protein — encoded protein: MSRLAARNGIEVAEFGRDMGLPFKKVIDGGPAALQKLADLSGTNSAYLRAWSPHYIAARSYVFRGEPYHARGIRDTIVRGCPACLRTDVEASDLPPHLSMAIRGNWLPRHSTYCHLHGHSLVDLWQDPNLTRRLDTSERLKEIAPAILSGEMDGDAREATDFDEYLHRRLMDGPGKGWLDQHRLYAACVFCDLLGRALLRDHILETWALGPQTR
- a CDS encoding LacI family DNA-binding transcriptional regulator; this translates as MKRTSVTLADLAKQLDLSAATVSRALNGFPEVNARTRARVEQAAARLGYRPNVSAKSLVKGLVGAIGLVPRKEEQGFIDPLLAEFLDGATAITAKRGLQLSLLAPTVNDEPAAYRPAIAGNVVDAFIVSSPDVTDSRVDELIRTGFPFVLHGRTMADQPYWSYDIDNYDGFLRAARLLQDYGHTRMAFLGGRANARFATDRLAGARDALAEKGLTLPDENIRHGEMTEDLGYQAGRHYLALRSVQRPTAFLCLNIYVAMGLMRAGRGYGLRCPDDFSIIVHDDRAPYLRAEFSDPPLTAVQSSIREAGVRVTELVMELLESPQAPPRQVVAPVELVLRASVARVSGDS
- a CDS encoding ABC transporter substrate-binding protein gives rise to the protein MNNQIPSMRPTRRQFIGGAAGAAIAAPMLTRSAMGQDVQRLVFAVPVDNSGANRELVEAFNQSNGSGIEVVIFEMPARSDEHRTLIESELNVGREEIDVFAADVVWTSQLAVNGWVRNLTSRFYAEADPGEFLQAPMNSILFRNQMWGVPWFTDAGMVFYRRDLLEQAGVAVPTTWAELQEAANTVRQATGTAHGFLFQGASYEGGTANACEFIWSGGGRIMTQQRQVFDAYSTDSSHPNDISLNSAATVAGLNAARSLVESGASPLEVTAMDETMSNDAFLAGDAVFLRSWPSLYALAGTGSAVSRDQIGIMLIPAVEAGQQSTSCLGGWNLMISAFSSKVDAAWQFISYATSAEAQSARARTGAFLPTRGALYEDASLAADVPLVELGRTAVETSRTRPASVIYPQVSPRISLTFNRILKGEWSADEGVQLLSDDLNVLMRRSRG